From a region of the Pukyongiella litopenaei genome:
- a CDS encoding TetR/AcrR family transcriptional regulator, giving the protein MPRGVARDHDAKRTALRKGAAGYFAHHGYDRASMTGAARACGVSKALIYHYYDSKEALLFDILDAHLSELAEVVDAARGDGLSGLIAAILSAYEDADAEHKLQLDALDTLPAPLRDPLVALQRQLVGTMSEAIGDEVPHLGGDRLRAATMTVFGILNWFYMWHRPGRGLSRADYAGFATDFVRGGLANLGA; this is encoded by the coding sequence ATGCCGCGCGGGGTCGCACGCGACCACGACGCCAAGCGGACCGCGCTGCGCAAGGGCGCGGCCGGATACTTTGCGCATCACGGCTATGACCGGGCCTCGATGACCGGGGCGGCGCGGGCCTGCGGCGTGTCCAAGGCGTTGATCTACCACTATTACGACAGCAAGGAGGCATTGCTGTTCGACATACTCGACGCGCATCTGTCAGAGCTGGCAGAGGTCGTCGACGCCGCCCGGGGCGATGGCCTGTCCGGGCTGATCGCGGCGATCCTCTCGGCCTACGAGGACGCCGACGCCGAACACAAGCTGCAACTCGACGCGCTGGACACCCTGCCCGCGCCGCTGCGCGACCCGCTGGTGGCGCTGCAACGCCAGCTGGTCGGCACGATGTCCGAGGCAATCGGCGATGAGGTCCCGCATCTCGGCGGCGACCGGCTGCGGGCCGCGACCATGACCGTGTTCGGGATTCTCAACTGGTTCTACATGTGGCACCGGCCCGGACGCGGGCTGAGCCGGGCGGATTATGCCGGCTTTGCCACCGATTTCGTGCGCGGCGGCCTGGCGAATCTCGGCGCCTGA
- a CDS encoding c-type cytochrome: MSIRILRLIAGAGRAVAAGRCVCCVLAVSLLLATAILTTSVIAGDRRSYRMIAARVADMHTAQSAVETLADMTNGRRPFDRRAARAAGQDLVSTMAAVPKRFRPAVTVQASRARHRIWSHWPDFLARARAAERAARQLRTDDRARLRGTLPSVVVTCIHCHQIYREP, encoded by the coding sequence ATGTCGATTCGGATCCTCAGGCTGATCGCGGGTGCCGGCCGCGCCGTGGCCGCGGGCCGGTGCGTCTGCTGCGTTCTCGCGGTGTCGCTGCTGCTGGCCACCGCCATCTTGACCACGTCTGTCATAGCCGGCGATCGCCGATCCTATCGCATGATCGCGGCGCGGGTTGCCGACATGCACACGGCCCAGAGTGCCGTCGAAACGCTGGCCGACATGACCAACGGGCGGCGCCCCTTCGACCGGCGCGCGGCGCGGGCCGCGGGGCAGGATCTGGTGTCGACGATGGCTGCGGTGCCGAAACGTTTTCGCCCAGCGGTCACCGTCCAGGCCAGCCGCGCCCGCCACCGCATCTGGTCGCACTGGCCGGATTTCCTGGCCCGCGCAAGGGCGGCCGAACGCGCCGCGCGCCAGTTGCGCACTGACGACCGGGCGCGGTTGCGCGGCACCCTGCCCTCGGTCGTCGTCACCTGCATCCATTGCCACCAGATCTATCGCGAACCGTGA
- a CDS encoding S-(hydroxymethyl)glutathione dehydrogenase/class III alcohol dehydrogenase — protein MRTRAAVAIEAGKPLEIMEVNLEGPKAGEVLVEIKATGICHTDEFTRSGADPEGLFPAILGHEGAGVVLECGPGVTSLEPGDHVIPLYTPECRECDYCLHPKTNLCQSIRETQGQGLMPDGTSRFSTLDGDPILHYMGCSTFANHTVMPEIALAKVRKDAPFDKICYIGCGVTTGIGAVINTAKVELGSRAIVFGLGGIGLNVIQGLRMAGADQIVGVDLNPDKVPMAEAFGMTDFVNPSEVEGDLVPYLVNLTKGGADYTFDATGNVGVMRTALEAAHKGWGESVIIGVAPAGAEISTRPFQLVTGRVWRGTAFGGARGRTDVPKIVDWYMDGKIEIDPMITHRLTLDEINTGFDLMHAGESIRSVVVY, from the coding sequence ATGCGGACGAGAGCAGCAGTAGCGATCGAGGCGGGTAAGCCGCTGGAGATCATGGAGGTCAATCTCGAAGGGCCGAAGGCGGGCGAGGTGCTGGTCGAGATCAAGGCCACGGGCATCTGCCACACCGATGAATTCACCCGTTCGGGCGCCGATCCCGAAGGGCTGTTCCCGGCGATCCTGGGCCACGAGGGCGCGGGCGTCGTGCTCGAATGCGGCCCCGGCGTCACCTCGCTGGAACCGGGCGATCATGTGATCCCGCTCTATACGCCGGAATGCCGGGAATGCGATTACTGCCTGCACCCCAAGACCAACCTGTGCCAGTCGATCCGGGAAACGCAGGGTCAGGGCCTGATGCCCGACGGCACCTCGCGGTTCTCCACGCTCGATGGCGATCCGATCCTGCATTACATGGGCTGTTCGACCTTCGCCAACCACACGGTCATGCCGGAAATCGCGCTGGCCAAGGTGCGCAAGGACGCCCCGTTCGACAAGATCTGCTATATCGGCTGCGGCGTCACCACCGGCATCGGCGCGGTGATCAACACCGCCAAGGTCGAGCTCGGGTCGCGGGCGATCGTGTTCGGCCTGGGCGGGATCGGGCTGAACGTGATCCAGGGGCTGCGCATGGCCGGGGCCGACCAGATCGTCGGTGTCGATCTGAACCCCGACAAGGTGCCGATGGCCGAGGCCTTCGGGATGACCGATTTCGTCAACCCCTCCGAGGTCGAGGGCGACCTGGTCCCCTACCTGGTGAACCTGACCAAGGGGGGCGCCGACTATACCTTTGACGCTACCGGCAATGTCGGGGTGATGCGGACCGCGCTGGAAGCGGCGCACAAGGGCTGGGGCGAAAGCGTGATCATCGGTGTAGCACCCGCGGGCGCCGAGATCTCGACCCGCCCGTTCCAGCTGGTCACCGGCCGGGTCTGGCGCGGCACCGCGTTCGGCGGCGCGCGCGGCCGGACCGACGTGCCCAAGATCGTCGACTGGTACATGGACGGCAAGATCGAGATCGACCCGATGATCACCCACCGGCTGACCCTCGACGAGATCAACACCGGCTTCGATCTCATGCATGCCGGAGAATCGATCCGCAGCGTGGTCGTCTACTAG
- a CDS encoding NYN domain-containing protein yields MPLLAVLIDADNTSPRHAGAIFDEIAGFGEASVRRCYGDFSSPQMTGWSRVQAEHGLVPHHQPANTVGKNASDIALVIDAMDLLHSGRFDGFVLVSSDSDFTRLASRIREQGLDVYGIGQMKTPEAFRKACKRFIFLENIQTVTEPGDTRAGDAPPARSLQDARDLILKAMDAIEQDDDWYTLGRIGQFIAAANPDFDTRSYGKRKLSDLVAAIRIFETRRGSGNQIELRRLD; encoded by the coding sequence ATGCCCCTGCTGGCCGTCCTGATCGACGCGGACAACACCTCGCCGCGCCATGCCGGTGCGATTTTCGACGAAATCGCCGGGTTCGGCGAGGCATCGGTGCGGCGATGCTATGGCGATTTTTCCAGCCCGCAGATGACCGGATGGTCACGGGTCCAGGCCGAACACGGGCTGGTCCCGCATCACCAGCCGGCAAACACGGTCGGCAAGAACGCCAGCGACATCGCGCTGGTGATCGACGCGATGGACCTGCTGCATTCGGGGCGGTTCGACGGTTTCGTCCTGGTCTCCTCCGACAGCGACTTTACCCGGCTGGCGAGCCGTATCCGCGAACAGGGCCTGGACGTCTATGGCATCGGCCAGATGAAGACCCCCGAAGCCTTCCGCAAGGCCTGCAAACGCTTCATCTTTCTCGAGAACATCCAGACCGTCACCGAACCCGGCGACACCCGCGCCGGCGATGCGCCGCCCGCCCGGTCCCTGCAGGACGCCCGCGACCTGATCCTGAAGGCGATGGATGCCATCGAGCAGGATGACGACTGGTACACGCTGGGCCGGATCGGCCAGTTCATCGCCGCCGCGAACCCGGATTTCGACACGCGCAGCTATGGCAAACGCAAGCTGAGCGACCTCGTGGCCGCGATCAGGATCTTCGAAACCCGGCGCGGCAGCGGCAACCAGATCGAGTTGCGGCGGCTGGACTAG